The following DNA comes from Candidatus Liberimonas magnetica.
CAGATATGCATTTCCCATCTTCTGCATGTTTTGTACAAAAACTATTAAAAGCAAAAAATGCGGTTTGTTTTGATATTTCCGCTGCCTGCAGCGGTTTCATCTACGGGTTGAATGTAGCTAAAGCATTCATAGAATCAGGAACATATAAGAACATACTTTTAATAGGTTCTGAAACTTTGTCTAAGGTAACTGACTGGCAGGACAGGAACACATGCATATTGTTCGGTGACGGCGCAGGGGCTATGGTGCTCACACGGTCAGACAGCGAAAAAAACGGGATTCTGTCTGTATATCTCGGGTCAGACGGCGGGTATGACTATTTGTTGAATTTACCCGGAGGCGGTTCAAGAAACCCCATTTCTGAAAAAATTATCCGGGAAAGGCTGCATTATATAAAAATGGAAGGGAAAGAGGTCTTTAAAGTGGCAGTAACAAAGATGGCGGAATCTGCGGAAAAAGCTCTGGAGATGGCAGGAAAGACCCGCAATGACCTGGCGCTTGTGATACCTCACCAGGCGAACAGGCGGATAATAGAGGCTATAGCAAAAAGGCTTGATTTTCCTTTAGATAAAGTGTTTATCAATCTGCAAAAATATGGGAATGTCTCAGCTGCTACTACCATAATAGGCCTTGATGAGGCAAGAAAATCAGGGAAGGTAAAAACAGGCGATCTAATTGAGATGGTTGCTTTTGGAGGCGGTTTTACCTGGGGAGCGGCTGTACTCCAGTTATAAATCGTAACCCGCTATCCGTGACCCGCAACCCGAAAAAGCTTTTACGGGTTCCTGGTTACGGGTAACAAGAAAAAATACAAATGAAAATAGGCTTATTATTTCCCGGGCAGGGTTCTCAATATGCAGGAATGGGAAAAGAAATGTATGAGAATTTTCCCGAAGCAAAAGCTGTATTCGA
Coding sequences within:
- a CDS encoding ketoacyl-ACP synthase III, which encodes MNKYNAKILSTGSYVPLKILTNSDIEKMVQTSDEWITTRTGIKERHIADENTATSDLAFEAAKIALNEAKLEPADLDVIIVATITPDMHFPSSACFVQKLLKAKNAVCFDISAACSGFIYGLNVAKAFIESGTYKNILLIGSETLSKVTDWQDRNTCILFGDGAGAMVLTRSDSEKNGILSVYLGSDGGYDYLLNLPGGGSRNPISEKIIRERLHYIKMEGKEVFKVAVTKMAESAEKALEMAGKTRNDLALVIPHQANRRIIEAIAKRLDFPLDKVFINLQKYGNVSAATTIIGLDEARKSGKVKTGDLIEMVAFGGGFTWGAAVLQL